From Populus alba chromosome 16, ASM523922v2, whole genome shotgun sequence:
attatcataatagAACTTATGGGCAGTTCGATATTTCCAGGTCCAAGAAAAGTATAATTattcatgaatttaattttgtctCTCACAGGAAGTACAAAATTGAGGACTTCAACAACGATTATAATACTAGAGATAGAGGAAGCTTGCCAAAGACACAATCTGTAGATGTATCCACAAACACACAGCATTCATTTATTGTCAGCATTGAAGTCACAAAGCATACACTCTTTTTTTCAACATCATCTCATATCTAACAAAAGGCCACCATATTATAGAACTCTCTGGTGGTGCAATGACTAGAAACGGTATCTCTGAGAAGCTACCACCTTGCCCCCTCCTTGCCCTTGTCGCCACCGTACAAGCGGAAGAGGCTGAAAGCGGAGATACAAGACAAGACAACCATGCTAACACTGACCAACAGCGCGCTTGCTATTCCTTCACCAACCTGGTTACAGAATTTCCCGTACATGGTGCATACCTTCATCCATTGGAGATCAGGCTGTCCCAACTTTGCAAACACTGACGATTGTGCAGCAGCTGCCACTGCAGACACAGTCAGGTATGCCATCATCTGCACAAGTTAGTGTGGAAGAGTTAGGTGATTGTTTCGAAGTGTTCTGATCTCATTGTTTTCCATGGATGGCAACAAGTGCACCATCTAGTTCTTCTCAACCCAGCAAGAAAATCTCCCAAGTTATTCAAGGAATGTTAAAACCATCATCAAGCATCAAAATTAGCAAATGAAAACCAAATcattctaatatttattttgtttctactCGCATGAATTTTATACTTTTGAAGAGCTTCATAAGCAAAATCGATTCCTCCTTGACAAGCAATCCAATTTCTTTCAATCCATTGAAGCAATTTCACAAAGAAATCAGTACTAGTTTACTGCCATTTTCTTTGTGTATGCCTAGTTCACTGCTGGAAAACTCCTACATATCTAATTAATACATTAAGTGGGCCTTGTAATTTATCAGTACTACTCGAAGGACCACCTTCAAGATGGTATTGAGTTGTCTCTGTAAACTCAGGAATGCTGGAGTAATCAAACTCCTACAATATTTAAGAGCCCTTCCCtacttcaaaacaaaattattttatatctgAATTCAGAAAAGCTGCCTGTCAGCATAAGTTTGAAATTCACAAGTGGTTCTCATTCTCTAAAAGTCACAAAGATATATCATTGAATAATGAATCTGATAGAGGCCTAGTAATTATTCAGAAATTTAATTTCCACCACCTAGTATTCCAACTGCTGAAAGGTATGGGTGCTGTTGGGGTAATTGATTATGAAATCCTCTCTGTTCCATTCCTATAAAGCTTGGcctcaccatttttttttttaattgaatgcaTGTCATGTGGTAGATATTAGTCCTCACCAACTGTGTATGGCAAACAACATCCACCCCATGAACTCAATGCACTAAGCTCAAATTTTCATGTAGCGCACACCTTGAAAACACGATGACACATGGCATCTGTCGGTATAGAGCAGAAAGACCTATATTAAGGAAACAGAGAGTGATTTGAGCCTCACTTGGAACCACAAATATTCATAGATCCCAGTGACCCGCATGCACAAGGCTCAATTGTCTTGCTCTGGTTGTAAATTGACTAAACCATACCAAACTAGAACTGACACTCAAAACCTAAAATCAGACCCTATACCAATTCAAATCATGTGATACTTAAACATGCAACAGCAAATTAGCTAAACCATACTGAACTAGTACTGGCATTTAAATCCTAAAATCAGATCCTTATTAGCTGTTCAGATCATGTGATACCTAAAACCATTAAGTCCAGCTTGAATCCTTGACCATACCATTACAAAGGAGAAATGATTCCCTGCAGCAAGTTTTGAAATGCCTTTCTCTAACAATACATGTGATCTCCACCGATCACTTCATAATTAACAAGTATGGTGTCACACTGAGTGAACTTAGGTGGGAAACTGGGAGCCATTACTGCTAGGAATCATTTTGGTGACATGCCATTCAAAGAATAATAATCTACTTGTGCTCTGATGTGGTTTCAGCTTTCCCAGAAATTAAATATACTTCTTGCGCTTGACACCAACTGCCTTATGCACACACTAATTctaattaacacattaaatGCAAGCATCTGCCTTAAAAATATCAACTCTTAATAGTTAAGAGTAGTTTTTGACAAAATTTACTAATCtagggaaaaaaatttaattttttttttgaaaaattagttagACAATTGTCTAACTGAACTAGTAAATGGTAATTGGTAGAGATTGAAATGAACAAGAAGAGCCCAGAGACATGcatgttattatttaaatttctaaCCTAAATGCCACCATacccaaaaagtaaaaaattaaaaaaattaaaaaaaaaattcaacacctGATCACCAGAGAAAATAGCCCAAGCTAAGGGTTTGCTAAACAGAACACTTCCTTTAACCATGCCCACAACACAGCGCACCCCTTGAACCAATGAGTAGGCTGCTGCTATCCCATTAGCTGCCACCAAAAAGCTGcatcaaaataaaaccaaacttCATAAACTCATCAAGGAACAGAAAGATTGAATCTTTGGAGCCATTTTCGAATAAAGTAAGAAAATTTGGAACCATTTTTGaaggaagaaagaagatgaaacaGAAATAGTGAATCTTTGGAACCATCTTTCAATAAAGTAAGAAAATTTGTACCCATCTCTGAAAGAAAATTGAGAGAGGGGTTGATCAGAATCTTACACAAGAGCTTTCATGTCAGTGaatcttgctttcttttgaattgaaaatatcTCTTTAACTTGAGTATCTGTAACAACAAGAACAGCAGCAAGAACTCCTAAACAACAGATCACACACCTCAAAACCAACTCTGCTAGCCTCACTCTCCTATCAATAACCTTCAAGTTAGTGCCGCCATGATACACCGGTACATTCCCAGGACTAACACCAACACCTAAATAACTCATCCTTATCTttctcaaagaagaagaagagttaaCTAGAGACAACCTAAGAGATAGTATGCAACTTTCTGTATGTAACTCTAGGCCCCCAGGCTCAACTCACCACACACAAGGCACCATCTCACCACACACAAGGCACCATCTCACAAGTAAAAAGCTCCACTACCTTAAATAGGCAGCATCCCCTCAGCAACAATGCTGTGCATGTTTCctatcttgaaaataaaaataaaaataaaaataaataaataaataaaaatcaggggtttgttttgaaaaaaattatgatgatcAAGCTTCCATAAAAATTGTCTACTATATATCATGaaatttctcatttatttataCTCCAAATGCATGATAATGGACTTTGTGGACCTTTCAATTTGGTGGGGGTATAATATTTTACCTCATCGCAATTATATCCTCACGGTTTAGAACCAATCGTGTAAAATCCTTGGAAGtctttataatttctttgaaaaataaattttatactttatagtctataaatttagaaattatacAAGCTATGTAAAtgtaaaatttgaattcaatccATGTCTCCGAACTCATGCTGTTAGCACTTACGGTAGTCATCGTGAGTTTTGCATTTAGTAAGCTTTTTTAccatttatattatattgataGCTTGAAATTTAAGGAaggtaaaaggaaaaaaaataaaattcccatGTACATATGCTTATCCAGACGTGGATGATATAAATTGACAAGATTATTAACGCCTCctttgatatttgatattgttttctaataaaaagtTATACTTTTTGAGAGATAAATTAAGAAAGtttcaagtatttatttaaaaaggcAAGTATGGTTGTAGCTATACCTGtgtattcaaattaaaaatattatttaaatttataactttttaaaaaatatattttaaaaataatttgaaaaatgatatattttttagttttcaccTAAATTAATCCGAATATAGTccgataaaaaaagaatgaaccATAAAAAACCGGTGGGAGAATAGTTATCcgttcaaaagaaaagaaaagggcagcAATGAAATTTGGTGCAATGCAAGTCCATGAGAATGCCAAATGGTCAAACGCAGGAGCCGTGCAGAAACCAGAAGAAAGAGCATTCAAACGCATTCAGGGCAGCATTTAAGGCCGATGTGAAGAGGAGGGAAAATGCGAGAAGACTCCCTTTTTTTCTGGGGAGAGGCAACAGTTGCTTGTCCCAAGGGAGAAGGGTCAGATAGATGGCGAGGCCCATCTTTAATCTCTCTGTACACAAGTATTTAATGAGGGAAGGGTTTAGGGTTCATGGTATGATTTTATGATGGCCCGTTCCTTTGTTTTTAAGCGTGTAGCAGAAAGagcaaaatgaaatttaaagtaTGCTCATCAAGATGATTAAACTATGCAATAAAGCCTTTCAAAAAAGTTAAACCTTCATTAACGTAAGCTTATAAGATACACAATTGCTCTATATATAAATGcatattatgataatatttatgaattaacttcttcaatttatttttttaaattaatgtggGTGTTCATGTTAGTTTGCGTTCACCTCGATCATCTTATGGGTTCTAAAATGAACGACCATATAAACTTTTAGTGATTTTGAGATTTGTGAAACTCGAATTGATGATTTCTAAAAGGTAAACTCAAAACCTGACTAGTTGAGTTTTATCTCTCAAaattacttcattaattttatttgtttacataGCAAAGAGAgactaaaaatatgttttctttatattttaaatttattttaaagctatctcataaaatatttattttatatatccaTCTCAATCTATTCAATTAAACGCATTTTATTCACGCAACTTGTgtattaaaacactaaaaacatcaACTTGAATCAATTAGCAGGATCGGTGTGAATGGTTGTtgcattctctctttttttttttttttttttttgtaataattaagGGCCAGAATGGTGCCAGGGGTAACCCTGCTAGATGATAACACCTACTCCATTCCACCAGCAACAACTTCCACTCACATCTCCATAAAGTTTATGGACTTTTATACTTGATAAAAGACTTCTTGGAACCAGATTTTAATCACTGATCTCCCACTTCTTGATGTGCCAAAActatatcaataaaataatttagtaaGTGGATAGTTGTAAAAAttgaagatcaatttttttttttattatgatttcaattttgaattttataattgttaatataataatcattatagatttatattattgttaatttcaggAATCATGTAATTAGTCAAAGTAAAAGTAAGTTAGCACATacactcacattaataataataaaaaactaaattaataaaaaattatacaatttaccAAATTTGAGTATAATCTATAgaattcccataaaaaaaaaaagcttcgaAATATATTCCCTAAAGACATAAAATTGTAGTCCCACTtggcaatattaattaatagaaACTTTGCAGGACATTGTTCTTTAGGATGACTCGCTCAGATaaaatggatttattttttcagttatttattcaaaattcagcttcaatttaaaaaaaaaaaaaaaaagattttctcaCTGCCAGTCATTACTAGTTCCGACATGGATGTTTGAGATTCTATGTATATAATCTTTATTGACTGAAATGGATGAATATCCTTACATGATTTCactgtgaaaaaaataagagatattatgtttttatccaTCCGTGCTTGgatgagttttaaaaatgtatttagtatttaaaatattaaattaatatttttttaaatatttttaatgtgcggaaattaaaataaaaataaaaattaaaaaaatattaaaaataaaaatacttttaaaaaggtAACAAAAAGACGGATGACCTCTACTGGGACGCGTGCTGAGCTAGATGATATACATTGAATGCCTGTCTGCTGGAAGTCGATTGAAGACAGCGGGCGGGTCTTTGTCACATTGGCCGAATTTTCGGCGAAACTTGAGCTGCAAGATATACATCTATTGTCCTTCTAGgtctttcaattatttattttttgcaatttgatcattgaactttattttcttttaattctatCCTTACAAGCCATGCTTACATGACTTTATGTGttgctatttattttcatttgcatGCTATCTCTTAATTAAATGAGTTTTCTGATGAATCTCTAGTTTTCTTACAGATAATGTgtctcttaattaaattaaaaaactataattagtCACAAAAATATAGTTGtcattactttttaaaatatttttaatttgaaaatgtattaaaataatttttttaatttttaaaaaattattttcaatattagcatatcaaaataatataaaaatacaaaaaaaatatattaaaatataaacaaataggaactaagaatataaaaatttaactcCTTAagagttattgaaaaaaaatgattaatgcTCTTAATTCAAGAAGAGTGAAATCCTGTCTGAATAAATATCTTGTCTTGAAACGAGCATCATTGGATGATTCAAAGAAGGGGACACCAACGTTGCTTTCCTCAGCTACAAGAAGATCAATGTGGGACATGATTCGAATACAACAAGCAACAACACTatctttaaaattgaaaaaaaaaaacaaaaaacaataaaaaataacaatccaaAACTAGTAATCATGCCTTAGAATACTAATTTTATTTCCTATTATAATTAAAGGTGGGTTTAGAATTATGAAAATGATTatggtttaaagtgtttttaaatttaaaatatattaaaatatattattattttaaattatttttgatattaatatatcaaaatgatctgaaaatataaaaaatttttataaaacaattcaaaattttaaaaaatatgatttacacTACGTTTCAAAGATGCTCTAAATAACTTTAACactaagttttttattaaaaaaagttataggttatgttaatttcttgtttagattttgaattaaatacagtatatttttaataaattaataaccttGATTTGACTAAATAGTATTTTGTTTGATTCCGacttagattttagattttaaataatatatgaatcaatcaattaatttttatggttcCAATGACATAAATCCACCGAGTGCTGAACTATCAATTTTCTCAATTGAAttcctaaaatattaaataattctcAAATGAGTCTTGTGCATCTATATCAATCAATGTATTCCATCTAATTTGCATGTATATTATGCACTAAAAAAGACGCAATTTGAGGGGggaatgatgttttttcatgaaGAACGGGGAAGATCCTAAAGGGAAGACTAAATTGAGATATGCAAAGTCCTGCTTTGGGGATCCAATTGAGAAACTTTGTAGCTTAATGGCTATATTGAGTATCGATTAAAAGTTGGGGGACTAATTTCAAGCTTTCTCAAAGAAGAATTATCTTACTTGGATCAAGATCAGTGATGAGAGCAGCAGCATTGAAGTGACAAGTTGCTCCTCCATGCTTAAACTTCTGATAAGAGTTATCGAAGGCATAAGAGGCATGATCCCTTGCTGTGCTTGGCGGATAACAGGGCTGGTTCCTTTGTATCTAGCTGCAATCTGCACCTCCCTTTCCACAGGCCCAATTGACCCTCTATGtgaacaaaaaacaccaaaatccaCAGTTGAAATG
This genomic window contains:
- the LOC118044533 gene encoding CASP-like protein 2B1 — protein: MSYLGVGVSPGNVPVYHGGTNLKVIDRRVRLAELVLRCVICCLGVLAAVLVVTDTQVKEIFSIQKKARFTDMKALVFLVAANGIAAAYSLVQGVRCVVGMVKGSVLFSKPLAWAIFSGDQMMAYLTVSAVAAAAQSSVFAKLGQPDLQWMKVCTMYGKFCNQVGEGIASALLVSVSMVVLSCISAFSLFRLYGGDKGKEGARW